The following are encoded together in the Choloepus didactylus isolate mChoDid1 chromosome 7, mChoDid1.pri, whole genome shotgun sequence genome:
- the TRAPPC3L gene encoding trafficking protein particle complex subunit 3-like protein isoform X4, whose amino-acid sequence MRSFLKSSLAIIAILLEHDLSTRSESASHTPAPAERSPWAEPGECSHGLPRNVLGGRRERRCEGPLKALGGGSRRVTPPQRTAGLATVGASGAGRTEKRTCLHPAGPGAVDRVGALAGVQTAGEPTRRPTPRVPALGWVVNGRTCGGAWRRTSGSTRARLGATRHPTAS is encoded by the coding sequence GCTATAATAGCTATACTTCTAGAACACGATCTCTCAACGAGAAGCGAGAGTGCCTCCCACACACCCGCGCCAGCTGAGAGGAGCCCGTGGGCGGAGCCAGGCGAGTGTTCCCACGGTCTTCCAAGGAACGTTCTTGGAGGCCGGAGAGAACGGCGATGTGAGGGTCCATTGAAAGCCCTCGGAGGGGGAAGTAGACGCGTCACCCCACCCCAGAGGACTGCGGGGTTGGCCACTGTAGGTGCCAGCGGGGCGGGGCGCACTGAGAAAAGGACCTGCCTCCACCCAGCCGGCCCGGGTGCTGTAGACCGGGTTGGCGCTCTTGCGGGGGTACAAACAGCGGGAGAACCGACTCGCAGACCCACGCCCCGGGTTCCAGCCCTAGGGTGGGTGGTGAACGGCCGAACGTGCGGGGGAGCCTGGAGGAGGACAAGCGGGTCCACGCGGGCCCGTCTAGGGGCTACCAGGCACCCAACGGCGTCCTAG